The following are from one region of the Veillonella nakazawae genome:
- the dnaB gene encoding replicative DNA helicase yields the protein MDVRIPPHNLDAEKAVLGALLTNGSNSGAVVDTVTSILKSEDFYRDAHRIIYDAILEIVHANKTADFITVGEELDRRKRLDAVGGLAYITSLANESVSYNVEEHAKIISEKAQLRRLIDAGNKIVGMTYAGEDEPTAILNKAEQMVLDVSGQTQSESSFAPIGEVVLSNLDKLNALQQHDGAITGVPTGFKDVDHVFNGLQKSDLILVAARPAMGKTAFTLNIAQNVTMLYDKTVAFFSLEMGKEQLVGRILSSVAGVSSEKLRRANMDPTDWEKVIAAADRMSKSKLFIDDTPGLTVQDMRSKLRRLKVEHGLDLVIVDYIQLMQGRNSGKGSENRQQEVSEISRNLKLIAREFNVPLIALSQLSRSVESRPDKRPVLSDLRESGSLEQDADIVIFLYRDKYYDENSEKGDNAEVLIRKHRNGSVGTVELQFIGEFTQFRDVEFRDMGPEQ from the coding sequence ATGGATGTACGCATTCCACCGCATAATTTAGATGCGGAAAAAGCCGTTTTGGGGGCTTTATTAACGAATGGATCCAACTCGGGTGCCGTTGTCGATACAGTGACGAGTATTCTAAAATCTGAAGACTTTTACCGCGATGCGCATCGTATTATTTATGATGCTATCTTAGAAATCGTGCATGCTAACAAGACGGCGGACTTTATCACTGTTGGTGAAGAGCTAGATCGTCGTAAGCGTCTCGATGCGGTAGGCGGTCTTGCATATATTACATCTTTGGCTAATGAATCGGTGTCCTACAATGTAGAGGAACATGCGAAAATCATTAGTGAGAAAGCTCAGTTGCGCCGCCTTATCGATGCAGGGAATAAAATCGTAGGCATGACGTACGCTGGCGAAGATGAGCCAACAGCTATCCTTAACAAGGCGGAACAAATGGTATTGGACGTAAGTGGTCAAACACAGTCTGAATCATCATTTGCTCCTATTGGGGAGGTTGTGTTATCTAACTTAGATAAATTAAATGCATTGCAACAGCATGATGGCGCTATTACAGGTGTTCCAACAGGCTTTAAGGATGTAGACCATGTCTTCAATGGACTGCAGAAATCTGACCTCATCCTCGTAGCCGCTCGTCCTGCGATGGGGAAAACGGCTTTCACCTTGAACATCGCTCAAAACGTAACGATGTTGTACGACAAGACGGTAGCGTTCTTCTCCCTAGAAATGGGCAAGGAACAGCTCGTTGGTCGTATTCTATCCTCCGTGGCAGGTGTGAGTTCTGAAAAATTGCGCCGTGCGAATATGGACCCTACTGACTGGGAAAAGGTTATCGCTGCAGCGGATCGCATGAGCAAGTCTAAGCTCTTTATCGATGATACGCCGGGCCTTACCGTACAAGATATGCGCTCTAAACTGCGCCGTCTTAAGGTAGAACATGGTCTCGATCTCGTTATTGTCGACTATATTCAGTTGATGCAAGGCCGCAACTCCGGTAAGGGCAGCGAGAATCGTCAACAAGAGGTGTCTGAAATCTCTCGTAACCTTAAATTGATTGCTCGTGAGTTTAACGTGCCGCTCATCGCCTTGTCTCAGTTGTCTCGTAGTGTTGAAAGCAGACCAGATAAACGGCCTGTACTGTCTGACCTTCGTGAATCTGGTTCCCTCGAACAAGATGCGGATATCGTTATCTTCTTGTACCGCGATAAATATTACGATGAAAACTCCGAAAAAGGGGACAACGCAGAAGTCCTCATTCGTAAACACCGTAATGGTTCCGTCGGTACCGTGGAACTCCAATTCATTGGGGAATTCACACAATTTAGAGACGTGGAATTCCGAGACATGGGGCCGGAACAATAA